In Alphaproteobacteria bacterium, a single window of DNA contains:
- the ndk gene encoding nucleoside-diphosphate kinase, producing the protein MAIQRTFSIIKPDATKRNLTGKINSYLEAAGLAIIAQKRLQLTKAQAEEFYAVHNERPFYNSLVEFMTSAPVVVQVLQGEEAVALNRKVMGATNPAEADAGTIRKDFAESIEANSVHGSDSAENAAIEIAFFFNDNEIVE; encoded by the coding sequence ATGGCTATACAAAGAACATTTTCTATTATCAAACCTGATGCAACTAAAAGAAACCTTACAGGTAAAATTAACTCATATTTAGAAGCTGCAGGTCTTGCTATTATCGCACAAAAAAGACTTCAATTAACTAAGGCTCAAGCTGAAGAATTTTATGCTGTGCATAACGAAAGACCTTTTTACAACAGCTTGGTTGAATTTATGACTTCAGCACCTGTTGTAGTTCAAGTTTTACAGGGTGAAGAAGCGGTTGCTTTAAACCGTAAGGTAATGGGCGCTACTAACCCAGCAGAAGCTGACGCTGGTACTATTAGAAAAGATTTTGCTGAATCAATTGAAGCTAATTCTGTACATGGTTCTGACTCAGCAGAAAACGCAGCTATTGAGATTGCATTCTTTTTTAATGATAATGAAATAGTTGAATAA